A DNA window from Chiroxiphia lanceolata isolate bChiLan1 chromosome 6, bChiLan1.pri, whole genome shotgun sequence contains the following coding sequences:
- the FCF1 gene encoding rRNA-processing protein FCF1 homolog translates to MGKQKKARKYAVMKRMISLRDERIKEKDRAKAPVKKKEDPSAIKEREVPQHPSCLFFQYNTQLGPPYHILVDTNFINFSIKAKLDLVQSMMDCLYAKCIPCITDCVMGEIEKLGQKYRVALRIAKDPRFERLPCMHRGTYADDCLVQRVTQHKCYIVATVDKELKRRIRKIPGVPIMYISRHRYNIERMPDDYGAPRF, encoded by the exons ATG GGGAAGCAGAAGAAGGCGCGGAAGTACGCGGTGATGAAGCGCATGATCAGCCTCCGGGATGAGCGCAT TAAAGAGAAGGACCGGGCGAAAGCCCCCgtgaagaagaaagaggacCCGAGCGCCATCAAAGAGCGGGAGGT CCCCCAGCATCCCTCTTGCTTGTTCTTCCAGTATAATACACAGCTGGGCCCCCCTTACCACATCCTGGTTGACACTAACTTCATCAACTTCTCCATCAAGGCCAAGCTGGACCTAGTGCAGTCAATGATGGACTGTCTCTATGCCAAGT gtATTCCATGTATCACAGACTGTGTAATGGGTGAAATTGAAAAGTTAGGACAGAAGTACCGTGTGGCGTTAAG AATTGCCAAGGACCCTCGGTTTGAACGCTTGCCATGTATGCACAGAGGAACCTACGCAGATGACTGCTTGGTACAGAGGGTCACTCAG CACAAATGTTACATTGTGGCCACCGTAGATAAAGAGCTCAAGCGGAGAATACGAAAAATCCCTGGAGTGCCTATAATGTATATTTCCAGGCACAG gTACAACATCGAAAGGATGCCGGATGATTATGGAGCTCCTCGATTCTAA